A DNA window from Paenibacillus sp. HWE-109 contains the following coding sequences:
- a CDS encoding cbb3-type cytochrome c oxidase subunit I encodes MKMGDRTLTHTFDLKDGKLVVAHILVAFIALLIGGVAGLLQTMVKSGTIQLPYGIGYYELLTAHGVLMAIVFTTYFIIGFLYSGISYTLGGKLLPIVHRMGWAGFGFMTAGTALGVAMVLTGKASVLYTFYAPLKASPYFYIGLAMLVVGSWISGWGIFYQYKYWKRTHPDKLSPLFAFMSVVTFLMWQIATIGVAAEVLIQLIPWSFGWVETINVMLSRTLFWYFGHPLVYFWLMPAYMCWYVIIPKIIGGKIYSDALARLSFILLLLFSIPVGFHHQLMEPGISSFWKYLQVVLTFMVVVPSLMTAFSLFATFELHGRALGAKGLFGWVKMLPWKDVRFFAPFMGMLIFIPAGAGGLINASNQMNAVVHNTLWVTGHFHLTVATSVALTFFGITYWLIPAVTGRVLTARMNKLGIIQTIIWCVGMFFMSGAMHLVGLFGAPRRTAFTTYEGNADAATWMPYYVFMAIGGTVLFLGVLLMVYNFFALLRAPKGETEYPIGTAMESAEATPAYLDRWRIWITVSILLILFAYSIPLMDMIVNPAPGSKGFVTW; translated from the coding sequence ATGAAAATGGGAGATAGGACATTAACTCATACATTTGATCTCAAGGATGGCAAATTGGTAGTCGCCCATATTCTGGTGGCGTTCATAGCGCTGCTGATCGGCGGTGTGGCAGGATTGCTGCAAACGATGGTGAAGAGCGGCACGATTCAATTGCCTTATGGCATTGGCTACTACGAGCTATTGACCGCACATGGGGTTCTGATGGCGATTGTGTTTACGACATATTTTATTATTGGTTTTCTGTATTCGGGCATTTCTTACACGTTAGGGGGGAAACTCCTCCCGATTGTCCATAGAATGGGTTGGGCAGGCTTCGGTTTCATGACAGCAGGTACGGCACTTGGAGTTGCGATGGTCTTAACGGGGAAGGCCAGCGTACTGTATACCTTCTATGCGCCACTAAAGGCATCTCCTTACTTCTATATTGGCTTAGCTATGCTAGTGGTAGGAAGCTGGATCAGCGGCTGGGGTATTTTCTATCAATATAAATATTGGAAAAGAACACATCCAGACAAGTTGTCCCCACTGTTCGCCTTTATGTCTGTTGTGACCTTCCTAATGTGGCAAATCGCCACAATCGGGGTTGCCGCTGAGGTGTTGATTCAATTGATTCCCTGGTCCTTTGGATGGGTGGAAACGATTAATGTCATGCTTAGCCGCACGTTATTCTGGTATTTTGGGCATCCTCTCGTCTATTTCTGGCTAATGCCCGCGTATATGTGCTGGTATGTCATCATTCCGAAAATTATCGGAGGCAAAATTTACAGCGATGCGCTTGCCAGACTTTCTTTCATCCTCTTGTTGTTGTTCTCGATTCCTGTCGGTTTTCACCATCAGTTGATGGAGCCTGGCATTAGCTCCTTTTGGAAATACTTGCAGGTTGTATTAACGTTCATGGTGGTTGTTCCGTCTTTGATGACGGCTTTCTCCCTATTTGCAACCTTTGAATTGCATGGTCGTGCCTTAGGAGCCAAAGGGCTTTTTGGATGGGTGAAGATGCTGCCTTGGAAGGATGTTAGATTCTTTGCGCCTTTCATGGGGATGCTGATTTTCATACCTGCTGGCGCAGGCGGATTAATCAACGCCAGTAACCAAATGAATGCTGTTGTCCATAACACATTATGGGTGACGGGACATTTTCACTTAACCGTTGCAACCAGTGTAGCGTTGACGTTCTTTGGGATTACGTATTGGCTAATCCCTGCGGTTACCGGACGTGTACTAACAGCCAGAATGAATAAATTAGGGATTATCCAAACGATCATTTGGTGTGTGGGCATGTTCTTCATGTCAGGTGCGATGCATCTGGTCGGCTTGTTCGGCGCACCGAGACGAACAGCGTTCACGACGTATGAAGGCAATGCGGATGCGGCGACCTGGATGCCGTATTACGTTTTCATGGCAATCGGCGGAACCGTGCTATTCCTCGGGGTGCTGCTTATGGTTTATAACTTTTTCGCTCTGCTGCGTGCGCCCAAAGGCGAAACCGAGTATCCCATCGGTACAGCCATGGAATCTGCGGAGGCAACACCGGCCTATCTGGATCGCTGGCGGATCTGGATTACGGTTTCGATTCTCTTGATTTTATTTGCCTATTCCATACCGCTCATGGACATGATTGTGAACCCGGCTCCCGGTTCCAAAGGATTTGTTACTTGGTAG
- a CDS encoding SpoIID/LytB domain-containing protein: protein MKFAKITFIGLLTSLLLVHLSPASLSAFKKVDKMPEKQLISLFNQYIKDTVRVRELAIRKKENILSHKVLNVKKLTKEISEKVVDVSNFERLGRDYLVFYTAVDYNLSKESKYRLNGINYRLMIMVQAPNKEWDFFRYDTAPVNLLVKLGQGFGTDDESQMAQIEELRNQGKYVNRKGEEVGDLYTDNAAMESDLLLEMGEATANSIPKNGKIPDAVNPNYKRPKWIRVVMTQPSNLKFYGCTKACVQRIDFFDYLKHVLPLEWIKEAPKDSLMAGALAIKMYAWHAVTVDPKARYTDADIIDTEANQVYAADFKSYFFSKIRKTNTSLTDQQIREISERESKLAVEVGAIFHAYGVAGVGVKENILNTLVDIGHKQDAAKGSGTISQTESIKLVNEQKLSFIDILEIFLEKAPSLPKGAQIELFRYAK, encoded by the coding sequence ATGAAATTTGCAAAAATTACATTTATTGGTCTTCTCACTTCACTACTGTTAGTCCATCTATCACCGGCTTCCCTAAGTGCTTTCAAAAAGGTTGATAAGATGCCAGAAAAACAATTGATCAGTCTATTCAATCAGTACATTAAAGATACTGTCAGAGTACGAGAACTTGCCATACGCAAAAAAGAGAACATTTTATCCCACAAAGTGCTGAATGTTAAGAAACTCACAAAGGAAATCAGTGAAAAAGTTGTTGATGTATCTAATTTTGAACGGCTCGGGAGAGACTACCTTGTTTTTTATACAGCTGTTGATTATAACCTTTCGAAAGAAAGCAAATATCGCCTTAATGGCATCAACTACCGGTTAATGATTATGGTTCAGGCACCCAACAAGGAGTGGGATTTCTTTCGGTATGACACGGCACCAGTGAACCTGCTTGTGAAGCTAGGCCAAGGTTTTGGTACAGATGATGAAAGCCAAATGGCGCAGATTGAAGAACTTCGCAATCAAGGAAAATATGTTAATCGAAAGGGGGAGGAAGTTGGAGATTTATATACAGACAACGCCGCAATGGAATCGGACCTGCTTCTTGAAATGGGGGAGGCAACTGCAAACTCAATACCAAAGAACGGTAAAATTCCAGATGCGGTTAATCCGAACTATAAGCGCCCTAAATGGATACGGGTTGTGATGACTCAACCTAGCAATTTGAAATTTTATGGCTGTACCAAAGCATGTGTTCAACGAATCGATTTCTTCGATTATCTGAAACATGTCTTACCTCTAGAATGGATAAAGGAAGCCCCAAAAGATTCATTAATGGCCGGTGCCTTGGCGATTAAAATGTACGCATGGCATGCTGTAACTGTAGATCCAAAAGCTCGGTATACGGATGCGGACATTATCGACACTGAAGCCAATCAAGTCTATGCGGCGGATTTCAAATCCTACTTTTTCTCAAAAATTCGTAAAACCAATACGTCCTTGACCGATCAACAGATAAGGGAAATTAGTGAGAGGGAAAGCAAACTGGCTGTGGAAGTAGGGGCCATTTTTCATGCATATGGGGTCGCAGGGGTCGGCGTAAAAGAAAATATACTAAATACCTTGGTGGATATCGGGCATAAACAGGACGCTGCCAAAGGGAGTGGTACCATATCCCAAACCGAATCAATCAAACTAGTGAACGAACAAAAACTATCGTTTATAGATATATTGGAAATTTTCCTTGAAAAGGCTCCTTCTCTGCCTAAGGGCGCTCAAATCGAATTATTCCGATATGCCAAATAA
- a CDS encoding cytochrome c oxidase subunit II: MHIHKLEKIWLTIGIVMLFVFLAVLGVSAFAMGVKPPSEHHHQIDPSKVQETAPFDKPGLRQMDDHTYEAIMTAFTFGYAPDKMEVPLGATINFVVTSQDVVHGFAIPGTNVNMMIVPGEISHVSHTFTQPGEYLILCNEYCGGAHEYMKTTIIVK; this comes from the coding sequence ATGCATATCCATAAACTCGAAAAAATTTGGTTAACAATTGGGATCGTTATGCTATTTGTATTTCTAGCTGTGTTGGGGGTTTCCGCATTCGCAATGGGCGTCAAGCCGCCAAGTGAGCACCACCATCAGATTGACCCCTCGAAGGTTCAAGAGACAGCCCCCTTTGATAAGCCCGGGCTGCGCCAAATGGACGACCATACGTATGAAGCGATTATGACAGCTTTTACTTTTGGCTATGCGCCCGACAAGATGGAGGTCCCGTTGGGAGCGACGATCAACTTCGTCGTGACAAGCCAAGACGTGGTTCACGGCTTTGCCATTCCGGGCACGAACGTCAACATGATGATTGTCCCAGGTGAAATCAGCCATGTCAGCCATACGTTTACACAGCCAGGCGAGTATTTGATCCTCTGCAATGAATATTGCGGCGGTGCTCATGAATATATGAAAACAACGATTATTGTTAAGTAG
- the mobA gene encoding molybdenum cofactor guanylyltransferase, with amino-acid sequence MGMLSGVILAGGANRTMNGELTALLPFDGKALIVRQIDRMREICDEIIIVTNDPKPYLNKVDRSVRIITDFFAGQGPLGGMHAALSLAKYASVWIVGCDMPLISNKAAQLLMAKKQDGFEAVIPIVAGKLYPLHGIYDRACAARIAPLFNQGKIRVSAMLNHVIWSELGERYLLDNGIDLNFVANIKTIADYEAIQHLDK; translated from the coding sequence ATGGGTATGCTTTCAGGCGTTATTCTGGCTGGTGGAGCAAACCGTACCATGAACGGAGAACTGACGGCATTGCTTCCGTTTGACGGGAAGGCTCTGATTGTCCGGCAAATTGATCGTATGCGAGAGATCTGTGACGAAATCATTATTGTCACGAATGATCCCAAGCCCTATTTGAACAAGGTCGATCGTTCTGTGCGCATTATTACTGATTTTTTCGCAGGTCAGGGTCCTCTTGGGGGGATGCATGCCGCTTTATCTTTGGCGAAGTATGCGTCCGTTTGGATCGTGGGGTGCGATATGCCCTTAATATCCAATAAAGCGGCTCAACTGCTCATGGCCAAAAAGCAAGATGGGTTCGAAGCGGTTATCCCCATCGTGGCAGGCAAGCTTTATCCCTTGCACGGGATTTATGACCGAGCCTGTGCGGCCCGGATTGCGCCGCTATTTAATCAAGGGAAGATTAGAGTTTCGGCGATGCTCAACCATGTTATATGGAGCGAATTAGGGGAGAGATACTTGCTGGATAACGGCATTGACTTGAATTTTGTAGCCAATATCAAGACGATTGCCGACTACGAGGCCATACAGCACTTAGATAAATAA
- a CDS encoding DoxX family protein: MMKWLRGNNYAAILLTIIRLYVGWEWAVAGWHKITGDKAFDATGYLKGAIAKPVLESGTTDLVYANYVAFLKNFALPHIGWFNVLVPWGELLVGIGLLIGALTTAAVFFGLLMNFMYMFAGTVSSNPWLVLLGFFIIAAGANAGKFGVDHLILPYLHKWFDKLLERFHLKAKLR; this comes from the coding sequence ATGATGAAATGGTTAAGAGGAAACAATTATGCGGCGATCCTGTTGACGATCATTCGATTATATGTGGGTTGGGAATGGGCGGTCGCGGGATGGCACAAAATTACGGGGGATAAAGCTTTCGACGCAACAGGCTACTTGAAGGGCGCGATTGCCAAACCGGTTCTTGAGAGTGGAACGACAGATCTGGTTTATGCCAACTATGTGGCTTTCTTGAAAAATTTCGCGCTGCCCCATATCGGGTGGTTTAATGTCTTAGTTCCCTGGGGCGAGCTTTTGGTCGGTATCGGTTTACTGATCGGAGCGCTGACTACAGCAGCCGTATTCTTCGGCTTACTGATGAATTTCATGTATATGTTCGCTGGTACGGTTAGCTCGAATCCATGGTTAGTGCTTCTCGGTTTCTTCATCATAGCAGCAGGCGCAAATGCAGGGAAATTTGGTGTGGATCATCTGATACTCCCTTACCTGCACAAATGGTTCGATAAGCTCTTGGAACGCTTCCATCTCAAAGCAAAATTGAGATAA
- a CDS encoding formate/nitrite transporter family protein → MGFVKPEQIWERAVEAGEKKVHLPLRGQLVLGFMGGAYIALGFLLYIRVSAAVPAPWSDFGHLIGACVFPLGLILTLLAGGELLTGNMMAVPVAFLSRRVKLVDIARNWAVITVGNLLGALFIAYAFGHLAGLTEHGIYLAKLVKIAHAKIEEPFLVALLSGIGCNWLVGLAVWLSYGAEDSGGKIWGIWFPTMAFVAIGFQHVVANMFVIPAAIFAGQATWTEYLHNFVPVYIGNSMGGALFVAVMYGLVYRR, encoded by the coding sequence ATGGGGTTCGTTAAGCCAGAACAGATTTGGGAGCGAGCGGTGGAAGCGGGAGAGAAGAAGGTGCACTTGCCTCTGCGCGGACAACTGGTATTAGGATTTATGGGCGGTGCTTATATCGCTCTGGGATTTCTGTTGTACATCAGGGTTAGCGCTGCAGTTCCTGCGCCATGGAGCGACTTTGGTCATCTTATCGGGGCATGCGTATTTCCGCTTGGACTAATTCTTACCCTGCTGGCAGGTGGGGAACTGCTAACCGGGAATATGATGGCGGTGCCTGTGGCGTTCCTCTCAAGGCGGGTCAAGCTGGTTGATATCGCCCGCAACTGGGCGGTTATTACGGTTGGCAATCTGCTTGGGGCTTTGTTCATTGCATATGCTTTTGGACATCTTGCCGGGTTAACCGAGCATGGTATTTATTTAGCCAAATTAGTGAAAATTGCCCATGCCAAGATCGAAGAGCCCTTCTTAGTTGCTTTGCTATCCGGTATCGGTTGCAATTGGCTGGTTGGCCTTGCTGTGTGGCTCTCGTATGGCGCAGAGGATAGCGGGGGCAAAATATGGGGCATCTGGTTTCCGACGATGGCTTTTGTCGCAATCGGATTTCAGCATGTCGTTGCCAATATGTTCGTCATTCCAGCCGCTATTTTTGCTGGTCAGGCTACCTGGACGGAATACTTGCACAATTTTGTCCCAGTATATATAGGAAATTCAATGGGAGGCGCGCTGTTCGTTGCGGTCATGTATGGTTTGGTGTACCGGCGCTAG
- a CDS encoding SpoIID/LytB domain-containing protein, producing the protein MIKKGIHLMIVMFLVSTFVTHPSLAEEKLTNVLNKEKELQLLDNYLQKFYEKATTIRGKKLVLSTHTKDIKELPVTFVKSFRNIEKYERRKLPFVVRYAAIDYKMSEENRYAINGINYRVVIYTQQDGIWQVAEMGLVPVDLVAANHLGFGTEDEKEMVKISQARDKGIYLNRKGEEIDKDNVATTQDLHKEMNGNSSLQAAGGKWLQFVPEQINLNYKRPKTIKVLMTTLENKKAYNCDKDCVKEIDFLAYIQNVFSTTWPKDAPIEALKAGALAVKMYSWFSVVVDPTAHRMNADVIDTDPGQTYIATYTVKDDNEKAQIEKMRNIFHAVDVAGIGFKDGLSHKLFLPETATEFTLEPASGLLSRQGAVELAKQGKDAAEILQHYYEGSERMEEAVSPLTFFRYAD; encoded by the coding sequence GTGATAAAAAAAGGAATACATTTAATGATTGTCATGTTCCTGGTAAGCACATTCGTCACCCATCCATCACTGGCGGAAGAAAAATTAACAAACGTATTGAACAAGGAAAAAGAATTACAATTATTGGATAATTATTTGCAGAAGTTCTATGAAAAAGCAACCACAATACGGGGGAAAAAACTTGTTCTTAGCACCCATACGAAAGACATCAAGGAACTACCGGTAACATTCGTAAAAAGCTTTCGCAACATAGAAAAATACGAAAGACGTAAACTCCCCTTTGTTGTGCGCTATGCAGCGATTGACTATAAGATGTCCGAAGAAAACCGCTATGCCATCAATGGAATCAACTACCGAGTTGTCATTTATACGCAACAAGATGGGATCTGGCAGGTCGCAGAGATGGGTCTCGTTCCGGTCGATTTAGTGGCAGCAAATCACTTAGGCTTTGGAACAGAAGATGAAAAAGAAATGGTGAAAATTTCTCAGGCTCGTGACAAAGGAATCTACCTCAACAGAAAAGGGGAAGAGATTGATAAAGACAATGTGGCAACTACACAAGATTTACATAAAGAAATGAACGGAAACTCGTCCCTTCAGGCTGCTGGAGGAAAATGGCTCCAATTCGTGCCTGAGCAAATAAATCTTAACTATAAAAGACCCAAAACCATTAAGGTCTTAATGACTACATTAGAGAATAAGAAAGCTTATAATTGCGACAAGGATTGTGTTAAGGAAATAGACTTTCTTGCATATATTCAGAACGTTTTTAGTACGACCTGGCCCAAAGATGCCCCCATTGAAGCACTCAAGGCAGGAGCATTAGCGGTGAAAATGTACAGTTGGTTCTCAGTCGTTGTTGATCCAACAGCTCATAGAATGAATGCGGATGTAATCGATACGGATCCAGGTCAGACATATATCGCAACTTACACAGTAAAAGATGATAATGAAAAAGCACAAATCGAGAAAATGAGAAACATATTTCACGCGGTGGACGTTGCAGGTATCGGGTTCAAGGATGGTTTAAGCCACAAGCTATTCTTGCCAGAAACCGCTACTGAATTTACACTAGAACCGGCAAGCGGTCTCTTATCTCGTCAAGGCGCCGTCGAATTAGCCAAACAAGGGAAAGACGCTGCTGAAATTCTACAACATTACTATGAGGGCTCTGAGCGCATGGAGGAAGCCGTATCTCCACTTACATTCTTTCGATACGCAGATTGA
- a CDS encoding FAD-binding oxidoreductase, which translates to MGWKDGLTGRIVEQGSNGYDEARRTFNSRLSKFPKLIVYCLVKEDASNAVNWARKQGISFSVRCGGHSYEAYSVKDQGLVIDISEILHLRVDKRTGLAQVGAGFRLMPLYEALWKHKVTIPAGTCPSVGVSGLTLGGGYGILSRLLGMSCDNVTEIEMVNAQGKVIYLNPSNHIDLFWACRGAGDGSFGIVTSFTFRVHPINSIAHYTMTWNSSEVEKVIQHWQSWAPHADSRLTSLLALSAHHQGDLVSKGLFVGGDKELHELLKSITKYVPPQTLTVRTASWIEAVRLFAGRPVNQAKFKNTSAFAYEPLSATAIENIVKNLKRAPGPSNLVALDAFGGEISKKSTDATAFAHRQALFMLQYQAYWERDSDAAKNIQWVNEFRQSMLNHTKGAYRDYCDSSVLNWPTEYFAENINRLQRIKERYDPENMFNYEQSIPLR; encoded by the coding sequence GTGGGATGGAAGGACGGGTTGACTGGACGGATCGTTGAACAAGGCTCAAACGGATATGATGAAGCCAGACGAACATTTAATTCACGGTTGTCCAAGTTCCCTAAGCTAATTGTTTATTGTCTTGTGAAAGAGGACGCTTCAAATGCAGTGAATTGGGCGCGAAAGCAAGGCATCTCATTTTCTGTACGATGCGGTGGACATAGTTACGAAGCCTATTCAGTAAAAGACCAAGGGCTTGTTATTGATATTAGTGAAATATTGCATCTGAGAGTGGATAAACGTACAGGGTTAGCTCAGGTGGGCGCAGGGTTTCGGTTAATGCCGCTCTATGAAGCTTTATGGAAGCACAAAGTGACGATACCAGCCGGAACTTGCCCATCTGTTGGAGTGTCTGGTTTAACACTAGGCGGGGGTTACGGAATACTGTCCAGACTGCTTGGTATGAGTTGTGATAATGTTACTGAGATTGAGATGGTCAATGCCCAAGGGAAGGTTATTTACCTCAATCCAAGTAACCATATTGATTTGTTTTGGGCTTGTCGCGGAGCTGGTGATGGCAGCTTCGGAATCGTTACATCATTTACCTTTCGAGTACATCCTATTAACTCTATTGCTCATTATACGATGACTTGGAATTCTTCGGAGGTTGAGAAAGTGATACAGCACTGGCAGTCTTGGGCGCCCCATGCGGATTCACGACTAACGTCGCTCCTCGCACTTTCGGCACATCACCAAGGCGATCTTGTTTCTAAAGGTCTGTTTGTTGGGGGGGATAAGGAACTCCATGAGCTCCTCAAATCTATAACGAAATACGTTCCACCCCAAACATTGACGGTCCGCACAGCTTCATGGATAGAAGCTGTGCGTTTATTTGCCGGCAGACCAGTTAACCAAGCTAAGTTTAAAAATACTTCTGCGTTTGCTTATGAACCTCTAAGTGCTACGGCGATTGAGAATATAGTCAAGAATCTCAAACGTGCGCCTGGGCCAAGTAATTTAGTTGCATTGGATGCATTTGGAGGAGAAATCTCCAAGAAATCTACTGATGCAACTGCTTTTGCACATCGTCAAGCATTGTTTATGCTCCAATACCAAGCATATTGGGAGCGGGATTCGGATGCGGCCAAAAACATTCAGTGGGTTAATGAGTTTCGTCAGTCCATGCTTAACCATACGAAAGGAGCCTATCGAGACTATTGTGATTCCTCGGTACTCAACTGGCCGACTGAATATTTTGCTGAAAATATCAATAGATTACAAAGAATAAAAGAACGGTATGACCCTGAAAATATGTTTAATTATGAACAGAGTATACCTCTCAGATAA
- a CDS encoding ArsB/NhaD family transporter yields MEQQAILAIGIFLLTYSMIIAEKIHRTIVAMIGGVLMVVLGVVDQDSALHHIDFNTLGLLIGMMIIVSITAETGLFTYIALLAAKKAKGDPVRILVSLVLITAIGSAFLDNVTTVLLMVPVTFSITRQLRVNPIPFLITQILASNIGGTATLIGDPPNIMIGSAVEELTFMAFINNLAPIVFLIMAIMIPIFVFLFRKQIQTTPELKQSIMLMDEKEVITDRKLLIKSLSVLSLTIVGFFLHQLLHLESATVALAGAFLLLLLTGEHAMEAAFTKVEWTTIFFFVGLFVLVSGLVETGIISKLAAAAIELTGGDPLATSMLILWLSAIASAFLDNIPFVATMIPMIQEMGSMGVGNLEPLWWSLALGACLGGNGTLIGASANLIVAGMSGKEGHPIKFVAYMKYGFPLMLLSVVLANIYIYWRYFM; encoded by the coding sequence ATGGAACAACAAGCAATCTTGGCAATTGGTATCTTTCTTCTCACATACAGCATGATCATCGCCGAAAAAATCCATCGCACGATCGTGGCTATGATTGGCGGTGTCCTCATGGTCGTTCTCGGCGTTGTAGATCAAGACTCGGCTTTGCACCACATTGACTTTAATACTTTGGGACTTTTAATCGGTATGATGATTATTGTCAGCATAACAGCTGAAACGGGATTGTTTACCTATATCGCACTGTTAGCAGCAAAAAAGGCGAAAGGCGATCCTGTCCGAATCCTAGTATCACTCGTGCTAATTACCGCGATTGGTTCGGCCTTCCTAGATAACGTGACGACCGTCCTCCTCATGGTGCCCGTTACATTCAGCATTACGCGGCAGCTGCGCGTGAATCCGATCCCCTTCCTCATCACGCAAATTCTGGCATCCAATATCGGGGGCACAGCTACATTAATTGGCGATCCTCCGAACATCATGATCGGAAGTGCCGTCGAAGAATTGACTTTCATGGCTTTTATCAATAATCTTGCGCCGATCGTCTTCCTCATTATGGCCATCATGATACCGATTTTCGTCTTCTTGTTCCGTAAGCAGATTCAGACCACGCCTGAGCTGAAGCAAAGCATTATGCTTATGGATGAGAAAGAAGTCATTACCGATCGCAAACTGCTAATCAAGAGCCTTTCCGTCCTAAGCCTTACGATTGTCGGATTCTTTCTCCACCAGCTGCTTCACCTCGAGTCCGCAACAGTCGCCTTGGCAGGGGCATTCTTATTGCTGCTGCTGACTGGCGAGCATGCTATGGAAGCCGCATTCACCAAGGTCGAATGGACCACCATCTTCTTCTTCGTCGGGCTGTTCGTCTTAGTCTCCGGTCTGGTAGAGACTGGCATCATCTCCAAGCTAGCGGCGGCGGCGATTGAGCTGACTGGAGGAGATCCCTTGGCCACATCCATGTTGATTCTCTGGCTCAGTGCGATCGCGTCTGCGTTCCTGGATAACATTCCATTCGTCGCAACCATGATTCCCATGATTCAGGAAATGGGCAGTATGGGCGTTGGTAATCTTGAACCGCTCTGGTGGAGCCTTGCCTTAGGAGCTTGCCTTGGCGGCAACGGCACCCTAATTGGGGCGAGCGCAAACTTAATCGTAGCCGGTATGTCCGGCAAAGAAGGACACCCGATCAAATTTGTTGCCTATATGAAGTACGGCTTTCCACTTATGCTGCTGTCTGTTGTATTGGCTAATATTTATATTTATTGGCGGTATTTCATGTAA
- the asd gene encoding aspartate-semialdehyde dehydrogenase has product MARLKAAVVGATGMAGQQFVQALSNHPNFEVVIMVTSRTLANYGEALLEANGSSRWTQHTPVPSDMLEVPVVSSKEFRPDSVDVIFTAIESDLAQELEPWFAQTTPTFSTASAFRYFEDTPLLITGVNDDHAELIRKQQQEHGWKGFVLPVPNCTVTGLAITLKPLQEHYGIENVLMVSMQSLSGAGRSPGVRSLDILDNIIPYIPNEEGKVRKELLKILGEYSNGAIIPAEININCICTRANVLDGHTESVFVGLKKQASLAEIKETIQRYNPFASSSLHSAPEHMIHVFDDPYRPQPRLDRELGGGMTTSMGRLEVEPVLGGVKYVLVSHNTKMGAGKGAVLLAESMLARGLLHV; this is encoded by the coding sequence ATGGCAAGGTTAAAAGCGGCAGTCGTCGGAGCGACTGGCATGGCAGGGCAGCAGTTCGTTCAGGCACTATCCAACCATCCGAACTTTGAAGTGGTGATCATGGTGACCTCAAGAACGTTGGCAAATTATGGAGAAGCATTGCTGGAAGCGAATGGATCGTCGAGATGGACACAGCATACGCCGGTTCCCAGCGACATGCTGGAAGTGCCGGTGGTCTCGTCCAAGGAGTTCCGCCCCGATTCGGTTGATGTCATTTTCACAGCTATTGAATCGGATCTGGCCCAAGAGTTAGAGCCTTGGTTCGCCCAAACGACGCCAACCTTCTCAACGGCATCGGCTTTTCGTTATTTCGAGGATACGCCGCTTCTTATCACTGGTGTCAATGATGATCATGCGGAATTAATTCGTAAACAGCAGCAGGAGCATGGCTGGAAGGGTTTTGTACTGCCTGTTCCCAATTGTACGGTTACTGGGCTGGCGATAACGTTAAAACCATTGCAGGAGCACTATGGGATTGAAAATGTGCTGATGGTTTCCATGCAATCGCTTAGCGGTGCAGGAAGAAGTCCAGGGGTTCGCTCTCTAGATATTCTAGATAATATAATTCCCTACATTCCCAATGAGGAGGGGAAAGTCAGGAAGGAACTTCTGAAGATACTCGGTGAGTATTCGAATGGGGCTATTATTCCGGCTGAGATAAACATAAATTGTATATGTACGAGAGCAAATGTGTTGGACGGCCACACAGAATCTGTGTTTGTCGGTCTGAAGAAACAAGCAAGCTTAGCTGAGATTAAAGAAACGATTCAACGGTATAATCCGTTCGCAAGCAGTTCTTTGCATTCAGCTCCCGAGCATATGATTCATGTCTTCGATGATCCCTATCGACCTCAACCTCGCTTGGATCGCGAGCTCGGAGGCGGGATGACCACGAGCATGGGGCGGCTGGAAGTGGAGCCCGTGCTTGGCGGTGTGAAATATGTGCTGGTTTCCCATAATACCAAGATGGGAGCAGGGAAAGGTGCCGTTCTGCTCGCTGAGTCAATGCTAGCAAGGGGCTTACTGCACGTATAG
- a CDS encoding cytochrome c oxidase subunit 2A, translated as MDSRNNDAIDKERNNTEQEPILRGTFASVLLLGLFLLVSWVIIFVLFISRQ; from the coding sequence ATGGATAGCCGCAATAACGATGCGATAGATAAGGAAAGGAATAATACAGAGCAGGAGCCCATCTTGAGGGGAACGTTCGCCTCGGTTTTACTCTTAGGACTCTTCTTGCTAGTCAGTTGGGTCATCATATTTGTTCTATTTATATCCAGGCAATAA